A genomic region of Arachis stenosperma cultivar V10309 chromosome 9, arast.V10309.gnm1.PFL2, whole genome shotgun sequence contains the following coding sequences:
- the LOC130947882 gene encoding probable carbohydrate esterase At4g34215 — protein sequence MHIFILSGQSNMAGRGGVIKTYDHHLKRTTQHWDGVVPPECSSDPSTHRLSAALRWEQAHEPLHADIDTKKVCGVGPGMSFANAVRRRVDSPLGLVPCAVGGTAIKEWARGEELYENMVKRAKESVKEDDKSAIKALLWYQGESDTSSEEDAEAYKVNMENLIQNVRQDLNLPSLPIIQVAIASGSEYMEKVREAQKAIDISNVMCVDAKGLQLKEDNLHLTTEAQVQLGQMLAEAYLTHFHPC from the exons ATGCACATCTTCATTCTATCCGGCCAGAGCAACATGGCCGGTCGCGGAGGCGTCATCAAGACCTACGACCACCACCTAAAACGGACGACACAGCACTGGGACGGCGTGGTACCGCCGGAGTGCAGCTCTGACCCTTCCACCCACCGCCTCAGCGCCGCCCTCCGATGGGAACAAGCACACGAGCCCCTCCACGCCGACATCGACACCAAAAAAGTATGCGGGGTGGGTCCCGGCATGAGCTTCGCGAACGCTGTGCGACGGCGCGTGGACTCCCCTTTGGGATTGGTGCCGTGCGCAGTGGGGGGCACGGCCATAAAGGAGTGGGCGCGTGGTGAAGAATTGTACGAGAACATGGTGAAGAGAGCGAAGGAGAGCGTGAAGGAAGATGATAAGAGTGCGATCAAAGCGTTGTTGTGGTACCAAGGAGAGAGCGACACGTCAAGTGAGGAAGACGCTGAGGCTTACAAGGTCAATATGGAGAATCTCATCCAAAACGTTCGTCAAGACCTTAATCTCCCTTCTCTTCCAATCATTCAG GTTGCAATAGCTTCGGGATCTGAGTACATGGAGAAAGTGAGAGAGGCACAAAAGGCGATTGATATTTCGAATGTGATGTGCGTCGACGCCAAGGGATTGCAGTTGAAGGAAGATAATCTTCACCTAACTACGGAGGCTCAAGTTCAATTGGGTCAAATGCTTGCCGAGGCTTATCTTACACATTTTCATCCTTGTTGA
- the LOC130947443 gene encoding D-3-phosphoglycerate dehydrogenase 1, chloroplastic has product MATAHSQTLRISSLSSSSSLSLSSKLPLSSAFSVSFRSSRRAARPLVVFVSAGLDAKPTVLVAEKLGEAGLKLLKEFANVDCSYNLSPEELCTKISLCDALIVRSGTKVTREVFESSAGRLKVVGRAGVGIDNVDLAAATEHGCLVVNAPTANTVAAAEHGIALLAAMARNVAQADASVKAGKWQRNKYVGVSLVGKTLAVMGFGKVGSEVARRAKGLGMNVIAHDPYAPADRARAIGVELVGFDEAIATADFISLHMPLTPATNKMLNDETFAKMKKGVRIVNVARGGVIDEDALVRALDSGIVAQAALDVFTVEPPPKDSKLIMHEQVTATPHLGASTMEAQEGVAIEIAEAVVGALKGELASTAVNAPMVPSEVLTELQPYVDLAEKLGRLAVQLVAGGSGVKTVKVTYASARAPDDLDTRVLRAMITKGLIEPISSVFVNLVNADFTAKQRGIRITEERIILDGSPESPVEFVQVQIANVESRFASAISDSGEIKVEGKVKDGIPHLTKVGSFDVDVSLEGSIILCRQVDQPGMIGKVGSVLGQENVNVSFMSVGRIAPRKQAVMAIGVDEQPSKETLKKIGEIPAVEEFVFLKL; this is encoded by the exons ATGGCCACCGCACATTCACAAACCCTTCGAATCTCTTCACTTTCATCTTCCagctctctttctctctcctcaaaaCTTCCTCTCTCCTCCGCCTTCTCCGTCTCCTTCCGCTCCAGCCGCCGCGCCGCCCGCCCCCTCGTCGTCTTCGTCTCCGCCGGCCTCGACGCAAAACCTACCGTTCTCGTCGCCGAGAAGCTCGGCGAGGCGGGCCTCAAGCTGCTCAAGGAGTTTGCTAACGTGGACTGCAGCTACAACCTCAGCCCTGAGGAGCTCTGCACTAAGATCTCGCTCTGCGACGCGCTAATCGTCAGGAGTGGAACCAAGGTCACGCGCGAGGTGTTTGAGTCCTCCGCCGGCAGGCTCAAGGTCGTCGGAAGGGCCGGCGTCGGGATCGACAATGTGGATCTGGCTGCCGCCACCGAGCATGGCTGCCTGGTGGTTAATGCCCCCACCGCCAACACCGTCGCCGCCGCTGAGCACGGGATCGCGCTTCTCGCAGCCATGGCTAGGAACGTTGCTCAGGCTGACGCGTCCGTCAAAGCTG GGAAGTGGCAAAGGAACAAGTACGTTGGAGTTTCGCTGGTTGGAAAAACACTGGCTGTCATGGGATTCGGGAAGGTTGGTTCTGAAGTTGCTCGTCGTGCCAAGGGGCTTGGTATGAATGTCATTGCACATGATCCTTATGCTCCCGCAGATCGTGCTCGTGCCATTGGTGTGGAGCTTGTGGGCTTTGATGAGGCCATTGCCACTGCAGATTTCATCTCTTTGCACATGCCTCTTACACCTGCTACAAACAAGATGCTCAATGATGAGACTTTCGCCAAGATGAAGAAAGGAGTTCGCATAGTCAATGTTGCTCGTGGAGGAGTCATCGATGAGGATGCTCTTGTTAGAGCATTGGATTCTGGCATTGTAGCTCAG GCGGCGCTTGATGTTTTCACGGTGGAGCCACCCCCAAAAGACAGCAAGTTGATCATGCATGAGCAAGTCACTGCAACACCTCATCTTGGTGCCAGTACCATGGAAGCTCAG GAAGGAGTGGCCATTGAAATAGCAGAAGCTGTTGTTGGAGCATTGAAAGGGGAGCTTGCTTCTACTGCAGTCAATGCACCAATGGTTCCCTCAGAG GTGTTGACAGAATTACAACCGTATGTTGATCTTGCTGAGAAATTGGGGAGGCTGGCTGTCCAGTTAGTAGCAGGAGGAAGTGGTGTGAAAACAGTGAAAGTGACCTATGCTTCTGCAAGGGCTCCTGATGATCTTGACACTCGTGTTCTTCGTGCTATGATAACCAAGGGTCTGATTGAGCCCATATCAAGTGTTTTCGTGAACTTGGTTAATGCTGATTTCACTGCCAAGCAAAGAGGAATCAGGATAACCGAGGAGAGGATTATTCTTGATGGTTCACCTGAGAGCCCAGTGGAGTTCGTCCAGGTACAGATTGCTAATGTCGAATCCAGATTTGCTAGTGCCATATCAGACTCTGGGGAGATTAAAGTTGAGGGTAAAGTGAAAGATGGGATCCCGCATTTGACCAAGGTTGGATCCTTCGATGTTGATGTGAGCTTGGAAGGTAGCATTATACTCTGCAGGCAGGTGGATCAGCCAGGCATGATCGGAAAGGTTGGGAGCGTTTTGGGCCAAGAGAATGTGAACGTCAGCTTCATGAGTGTAGGAAGGATTGCTCCCCGTAAGCAAGCTGTGATGGCAATTGGCGTTGACGAACAACCCAGCAAAGAAACCTTGAAGAAGATTGGAGAAATTCCCGCTGTTGAAGAGTTCGTTTTCCTCAAGTTGTAA
- the LOC130947445 gene encoding sodium/proton antiporter 1 isoform X1, which produces MATFSIGTHTHLCMFHHFRNSRLSLHGLHSLQSSPPSLCRIRGPSLLRNHVLARAEDKARGSSTSSQQQFQDLPTESGTCDPLCSLDETSSQDFVDSYKPKTDLLKAVAVFAAAATGAVAINHSWVAANQDLAMALLFVIGYVGIIFEESLAFNKSGVGLLMAVSLWTIRSIGAPSTGVAVSELTRASAEVSEIVFFLLGAMTIVEIVDAHQGFKLVTDNITTRKPRLLLWVIGFVTFFLSSVLDNLTSTIVMVSLLRKLVPPSEYRKILGAVVVIAANAGGAWTPIGDVTTTMLWIHGQISTVQTMKSLFVPSAISLAVPLALMSLTSEVNGKGQDSPNVLASEQMAPRGQLVFSVGLGALIFVPVFKALTGLPPYMGMLLGLGVLWILTDAIHYGESERQRLKVPQALSRIDTQGALFFLGILLSVSSLEAAGILREIANYLDAHIQSSELIASAIGVISAIIDNVPLVAAAMGMYDLASFPQDSEFWQLIAFCAGTGGSMLVIGSAAGVAFMGMEKVDFFWYLRKVSGFAFAGYAAGIAAYLALHNLNISLPTTLAEVPFLSGS; this is translated from the exons ATCCTCGCCCCCCTCTCTCTGTAGAATCAGAGGGCCCAGCTTGCTCCGTAATCATGTCTTGGCGCGTGCAGAAGATAAGGCCAGAGGTTCCTCCACTTCTTCCCAGCAGCAGTTCCAG GACTTACCAACTGAATCTGGAACCTGTGATCCCCTATGTTCACTTGATGAAACAAGCTCACAAGATTTTGTGGACAGTTATAAGCCCAAGACCGATTTGCTCAAAGCTGTTGCGGTATTTGCAGCAGCTGCAACTGGGGCAGTGGCAATTAACCATTCTTGGGTGGCCGCAAATCAG GATCTTGCCATGGCATTGCTATTTGTAATAGGATATGTAGGCATCATATTTGAGGAATCTCTAGCTTTCAACAAAAGTGGAGTAGGACTTTTGATGGCTGTAAGCTTGTGGACTATAAGAAGTATTGGG GCTCCATCAACTGGTGTAGCTGTTTCTGAGCTAACGCGTGCGTCTGCGGAAGTCAGTGAAATAGTGTTTTTCTTGCTTGGAGCTATGACTATTGTGGAAATAGTTGATGCTCATCAAGGATTTAAGCTAGTTACTGACAATATAACAACTCGAAAGCCACGACTTCTCCTTTGGGTG ATTGGATTTGTGACATTTTTTCTCAGTTCAGTTTTAGACAACCTTACCTCTACAATAGTCATGGTTTCTCTGTTGCGGAAATTAGTACCCCCATCAGAGTATCGAAA GATTCTTGGAGCCGTGGTTGTAATAGCTGCAAATGCTGGTGGTGCATGGACTCCTATTGGTGATGTTACCACCACTATGCTGTGGATACATGGTCAAATATCTACAGTGCAAACAATGAAG AGTTTGTTTGTACCTTCAGCCATTTCTCTAGCTGTTCCATTGGCGCTCATGTCCCTGACTAG CGAAGTGAATGGGAAGGGACAGGATTCTCCAAATGTCTTGGCTTCCGAACAGATGGCTCCTCGAGGACAGCTTGTTTTCTCAGTTGGTTTAGGGGCTTTGATTTTTGTCCCCGTGTTCAAGGCCCTCACAGGTTTGCCTCCCTACATGGGGATGCTACTTGGACTAGGTGTCCTTTGGATCCTCACTGATGCTATTCATTACGGTGAATCGGAAAGACAAAGGCTAAAAGTGCCGCAGGCTCTGTCAAGAATAGACACTCAAGGAGCTCTATTCTTCCTGGGAATTCTATTGTCTGTTAGCAG CCTGGAGGCAGCAGGAATCCTTCGTGAAATAGCGAATTACCTTGATGCTCATATCCAGAGCAGTGAACTGATTGCAAGTGCCATTGGGGTCATATCGGCAATAATTGACAACGTTCCATTGGTTGCTGCTGCAATGGGAATGTATGATCTTGCATCTTTCCCTCAGGATTCTGAGTTCTGGCAACTGATTGCATTCTGTGCCGGTACTGGTGGGTCCATGTTAGTTATTGGCTCGGCTGCCGGAGTTGCATTCATGGGGATGGAGAAGGTGGATTTCTTTTGGTACTTACGGAAG GTTAGTGGCTTTGCTTTTGCGGGATATGCTGCCGGTATTGCTGCTTATTTAGCATTACATAACCTCAACATATCCCTGCCTACAACTCTAGCAGAGGTTCCTTTCCTTTCTGGTTCATAA
- the LOC130947445 gene encoding sodium/proton antiporter 1 isoform X2, whose protein sequence is MKQAHKILWTVISPRPICSKLLRYLQQLQLGQWQLTILGWPQIRSINDLAMALLFVIGYVGIIFEESLAFNKSGVGLLMAVSLWTIRSIGAPSTGVAVSELTRASAEVSEIVFFLLGAMTIVEIVDAHQGFKLVTDNITTRKPRLLLWVIGFVTFFLSSVLDNLTSTIVMVSLLRKLVPPSEYRKILGAVVVIAANAGGAWTPIGDVTTTMLWIHGQISTVQTMKSLFVPSAISLAVPLALMSLTSEVNGKGQDSPNVLASEQMAPRGQLVFSVGLGALIFVPVFKALTGLPPYMGMLLGLGVLWILTDAIHYGESERQRLKVPQALSRIDTQGALFFLGILLSVSSLEAAGILREIANYLDAHIQSSELIASAIGVISAIIDNVPLVAAAMGMYDLASFPQDSEFWQLIAFCAGTGGSMLVIGSAAGVAFMGMEKVDFFWYLRKVSGFAFAGYAAGIAAYLALHNLNISLPTTLAEVPFLSGS, encoded by the exons ATGAAACAAGCTCACAAGATTTTGTGGACAGTTATAAGCCCAAGACCGATTTGCTCAAAGCTGTTGCGGTATTTGCAGCAGCTGCAACTGGGGCAGTGGCAATTAACCATTCTTGGGTGGCCGCAAATCAGGTCTATCAAT GATCTTGCCATGGCATTGCTATTTGTAATAGGATATGTAGGCATCATATTTGAGGAATCTCTAGCTTTCAACAAAAGTGGAGTAGGACTTTTGATGGCTGTAAGCTTGTGGACTATAAGAAGTATTGGG GCTCCATCAACTGGTGTAGCTGTTTCTGAGCTAACGCGTGCGTCTGCGGAAGTCAGTGAAATAGTGTTTTTCTTGCTTGGAGCTATGACTATTGTGGAAATAGTTGATGCTCATCAAGGATTTAAGCTAGTTACTGACAATATAACAACTCGAAAGCCACGACTTCTCCTTTGGGTG ATTGGATTTGTGACATTTTTTCTCAGTTCAGTTTTAGACAACCTTACCTCTACAATAGTCATGGTTTCTCTGTTGCGGAAATTAGTACCCCCATCAGAGTATCGAAA GATTCTTGGAGCCGTGGTTGTAATAGCTGCAAATGCTGGTGGTGCATGGACTCCTATTGGTGATGTTACCACCACTATGCTGTGGATACATGGTCAAATATCTACAGTGCAAACAATGAAG AGTTTGTTTGTACCTTCAGCCATTTCTCTAGCTGTTCCATTGGCGCTCATGTCCCTGACTAG CGAAGTGAATGGGAAGGGACAGGATTCTCCAAATGTCTTGGCTTCCGAACAGATGGCTCCTCGAGGACAGCTTGTTTTCTCAGTTGGTTTAGGGGCTTTGATTTTTGTCCCCGTGTTCAAGGCCCTCACAGGTTTGCCTCCCTACATGGGGATGCTACTTGGACTAGGTGTCCTTTGGATCCTCACTGATGCTATTCATTACGGTGAATCGGAAAGACAAAGGCTAAAAGTGCCGCAGGCTCTGTCAAGAATAGACACTCAAGGAGCTCTATTCTTCCTGGGAATTCTATTGTCTGTTAGCAG CCTGGAGGCAGCAGGAATCCTTCGTGAAATAGCGAATTACCTTGATGCTCATATCCAGAGCAGTGAACTGATTGCAAGTGCCATTGGGGTCATATCGGCAATAATTGACAACGTTCCATTGGTTGCTGCTGCAATGGGAATGTATGATCTTGCATCTTTCCCTCAGGATTCTGAGTTCTGGCAACTGATTGCATTCTGTGCCGGTACTGGTGGGTCCATGTTAGTTATTGGCTCGGCTGCCGGAGTTGCATTCATGGGGATGGAGAAGGTGGATTTCTTTTGGTACTTACGGAAG GTTAGTGGCTTTGCTTTTGCGGGATATGCTGCCGGTATTGCTGCTTATTTAGCATTACATAACCTCAACATATCCCTGCCTACAACTCTAGCAGAGGTTCCTTTCCTTTCTGGTTCATAA